The following proteins are encoded in a genomic region of Tenebrio molitor chromosome 7, icTenMoli1.1, whole genome shotgun sequence:
- the LOC138135114 gene encoding uncharacterized protein, which translates to MLREIKEDTAGIVEESRARRKELAAVREKEGEQEREDMLKSSEVRKESSKREREEGRTSKEGKNPLRNSSRTRRSPNRSEEENQTKEMDKEMKTTMIREMREEIKTLRKELAAVREENGELRKELATVREERRGRDEKEQLEKADWMKRMEMIEEKMEQREKKERKNNRWRRGEREQEWKGRRREREDARSDARIVRRSNTCGEMRERKRREWGLIGSEDGREMDERISKRRERIENERSEGEQ; encoded by the exons atgCTCAGAGAGATAAAAGAGGATACTGCGGGAATAGTAGAGGAGAGCAGAGCacgaagaaaggaattagcggcagtgaGAGAGAAAGAGGGAGAGCAAGAAAGAGAGGACATGCTGAAATCGTCAGAAGtaaggaaagaaagcagcaagagagaaagagaagagggtagAACGTCGAAAGAAGGCAAGAACCCACTCAGAAATAGTTCGAGAACGAGAAGATCACCAAATAGAAGCGAAGAAGAAAATCAAACCAAGGAAATGGATAAGGAAATGAAAACTACCATGATAAGAGAGATGAGAGAAGAGATCAAAACactaagaaaggaattagcggcagtgagagaggagaatggggagctaaggaaagaattagcgacagtgagagaggagaGGAGAGGAAGAGACGAAAAAGAGCAGTTGGAGAAGGCAGATTGGatgaaaaggatggaaatgatagaggaaaagatggaacaaagagaaaagaaggagaggaagaataat AGGTGGAgacgaggagagagagaacaggAATGGAAAGgaaggagaagagagagagaagATGCAAGAAGTGACGCGAGGATAGTGAGAAGATCAAACACATGcggcgaaatgagagagagaaagagaagggaATGGGGATTAATAGGAAGCGAAGACGGCAgggagatggatgaaagaatAAGCAAGAGGAGAGAAAGAATAGAGAACGAGAGGAGTGAGGGagaacaataa